In one window of Henckelia pumila isolate YLH828 chromosome 1, ASM3356847v2, whole genome shotgun sequence DNA:
- the LOC140875703 gene encoding major pollen allergen Bet v 1-G-like, with amino-acid sequence MTVVEFSEELKVSITPKRMFKAMVTEAHNLLPKIVPHIFKSIDILEGEGGTSGCVRRTSFPEGAPLPYLTDKFEVVDTENLVVKVVVMEGPIFGEKLEALQSEKRFVDSGDGGCIIKWKTQQHLKPGHTHVSDEEIKSLKQLSVSFLTAAEAYLVAHPDVCA; translated from the exons ATGACCGTCGTCGAATTCTCAGAGGAACTCAAGGTGAGTATCACCCCTAAGAGGATGTTCAAGGCAATGGTGACCGAGGCCCACAACCTATTACCGAAAATAGTCCCCCACATCTTCAAGAGCATCGACATTCTCGAAGGCGAAGGCGGCACCTCCGGATGCGTTAGGCGAACGAGTTTCCCTGAAG gGGCTCCTTTGCCTTACCTGACAGACAAGTTTGAAGTGGTGGACACCGAAAACTTGGTGGTGAAGGTGGTTGTGATGGAGGGACCAATATTCGGGGAGAAGTTGGAGGCTTTACAGTCTGAGAAGAGATTCGTGGACTCGGGCGACGGAGGATGCATAATCAAGTGGAAGACTCAGCAGCACTTGAAGCCTGGACACACCCATGTCTCCGACGAAGAAATCAAGAGCCTAAAACAACTCAGCGTCTCGTTCCTAACCGCGGCCGAGGCATACCTTGTGGCTCATCCTGATGTTTGTGCTTAG